A section of the Pseudomonadota bacterium genome encodes:
- a CDS encoding branched-chain amino acid ABC transporter permease translates to MDTPRSVTFILTLAVVALAIFPWVGESFYVSLVMRMMILGIFAMSLDLLIGYTGLVSFGHAAFFGLSGYLLAIVTPDSGPVSIWYALPVCLAGAALAALVIGWFSVRTTGIYFIMITLAFAQMLYYYFNENTDLGGSDGIFIFYKPTVMLGSWTLLDLDNHYTLYYFIFAGLVGSYFLLRMLLRSPFGQVIRGIRANEARTRALGFATFRYKLVSFVIAGTLAGFAGFLEGLHTGIMSPAHLGWHESGTAMMMVILGGIGTLYGPVVGAFAMVYLQDWFQELTEHWLLLMGGFVIAVVLFLPNGIAGLIPQLTGRLRKKSPAAQENGDE, encoded by the coding sequence ATGGATACCCCGCGTTCGGTCACTTTCATTCTCACCCTCGCCGTGGTGGCGCTGGCCATCTTTCCCTGGGTCGGGGAGAGCTTCTACGTCAGCCTGGTGATGCGCATGATGATCCTCGGCATCTTCGCCATGAGCCTCGATCTGCTGATCGGCTACACCGGGCTGGTGAGCTTTGGCCATGCCGCCTTCTTCGGACTCTCGGGCTATCTGCTCGCCATCGTCACTCCCGACAGCGGGCCGGTGAGCATCTGGTACGCGCTGCCGGTGTGTCTGGCCGGAGCGGCGCTCGCCGCGCTGGTGATCGGCTGGTTCTCGGTGCGCACCACGGGGATCTACTTCATCATGATCACGCTCGCCTTCGCCCAGATGCTCTACTACTACTTCAACGAGAACACCGATCTCGGCGGGTCGGACGGGATCTTCATCTTCTACAAGCCGACGGTGATGCTGGGCAGCTGGACGCTATTGGATCTCGACAATCATTACACCCTCTACTACTTCATCTTCGCCGGGCTGGTGGGTTCGTATTTTCTGCTGCGCATGCTGCTGCGCTCGCCGTTCGGGCAGGTGATCCGCGGCATTCGCGCCAACGAGGCGCGCACCCGCGCGCTCGGCTTTGCCACCTTCCGCTACAAGCTGGTGAGCTTTGTCATCGCCGGCACGCTGGCCGGGTTTGCCGGCTTTCTCGAGGGGCTGCACACCGGGATCATGAGTCCGGCGCATCTCGGCTGGCACGAGTCGGGCACGGCGATGATGATGGTGATCCTCGGCGGCATCGGCACGCTCTACGGGCCGGTGGTCGGCGCCTTCGCCATGGTCTATCTGCAGGACTGGTTTCAGGAGCTCACCGAGCACTGGCTGCTGCTGATGGGCGGATTCGTGATCGCGGTAGTGCTGTTTCTGCCCAACGGCATCGCCGGGCTGATTCCGCAGCTCACCGGCCGCCTGCGCAAGAAGTCGCCCGCAGCGCAGGAGAATGGCGATGAGTGA